One region of Priestia megaterium genomic DNA includes:
- a CDS encoding alpha/beta fold hydrolase produces MTDSKITCHQRTFNGVNVYYECHNYHPDKPSIVFIHGFLSSSFSFRRLIPLFEDTFSIITLDLPPFGRSEKSLTFQYSYKNLAKIVIELIEYLKLKDVVLSGHSMGGQVCLNVAKLKPSCVSKLVLLCSSAYLGPSHYGLVMSSYVPFFYLWVKTWLSRKGVLGNLQNVVFDHQLIDEEMIDGYTEPFLDDRTFMALTRMIRDREGDLSSKDLQHIKKPSLLIWGEEDRVVPLHLGRKLKDDLTDSTFISLKEIGHLLPEECPDIVQSHMVDFLYGEKALSQ; encoded by the coding sequence TTGACTGACTCTAAAATTACTTGCCACCAGCGTACTTTTAATGGCGTCAATGTTTACTACGAATGCCATAACTATCACCCTGATAAACCATCTATTGTATTTATTCACGGCTTTTTATCATCCAGTTTTAGCTTTCGGCGTTTAATTCCTTTATTTGAAGATACGTTTTCTATCATTACGCTGGACCTTCCGCCATTTGGGCGAAGTGAAAAATCGTTAACCTTTCAATACTCGTATAAAAACTTAGCCAAAATTGTCATCGAGTTGATTGAATACTTAAAATTGAAAGATGTTGTACTATCGGGACACTCAATGGGAGGACAGGTTTGTTTAAACGTAGCAAAATTAAAGCCTTCTTGTGTATCAAAACTCGTTCTTCTGTGCAGCTCAGCTTATTTAGGCCCTTCACATTATGGGTTGGTCATGTCTTCTTATGTTCCCTTCTTTTATCTGTGGGTAAAAACGTGGCTGTCTCGCAAAGGTGTATTAGGTAACTTGCAAAATGTCGTATTTGATCATCAGTTAATCGACGAAGAAATGATTGATGGCTATACTGAACCCTTTTTGGATGACCGTACGTTTATGGCTTTGACAAGAATGATTCGTGATCGAGAAGGAGACCTCTCCTCAAAGGATTTGCAGCACATAAAAAAACCAAGTTTACTCATTTGGGGAGAAGAAGACCGAGTTGTCCCTTTACATCTCGGACGTAAATTAAAAGATGATTTGACAGACTCTACCTTTATCTCGTTAAAGGAAATTGGACATCTTTTACCAGAAGAGTGTCCCGACATTGTGCAGTCTCATATGGTCGATTTCTTGTACGGTGAAAAAGCCCTGTCTCAATAA
- a CDS encoding Lrp/AsnC family transcriptional regulator, with product MFLEEKELEILEILEKNSRISIDSISKMVDLTFEETSNIVKKLEREKVIVQYSADINWRRVDGHEGVTAMIDVKVAPKRGVGFDEIAERIYRFQEVKSVYLMSGAYDLSVIIEEKSMSEVAFFVSEKLSTLDSVLSTTTHFIMKKYKHDGTIYDQGDEDRRIVVSP from the coding sequence GTGTTCTTAGAAGAAAAAGAGTTAGAAATTTTAGAAATTCTAGAAAAAAATAGCCGTATTTCAATAGATAGTATTTCAAAAATGGTGGATTTAACGTTTGAAGAAACCTCTAATATTGTTAAAAAGTTAGAGAGAGAAAAAGTAATTGTGCAATATTCAGCTGATATTAACTGGAGACGAGTAGATGGACATGAGGGCGTCACAGCTATGATAGATGTAAAAGTTGCACCAAAGCGAGGAGTAGGCTTTGACGAGATTGCGGAGCGCATCTATCGTTTTCAAGAAGTAAAATCCGTGTACCTAATGTCAGGAGCATATGATTTGTCTGTTATTATTGAAGAAAAATCAATGTCTGAAGTAGCATTTTTCGTTTCTGAAAAGCTTTCTACGCTAGACTCTGTTTTATCTACAACGACTCACTTTATTATGAAAAAATACAAGCACGATGGTACCATCTACGATCAAGGCGATGAAGATCGCAGAATCGTGGTGTCTCCGTAA
- a CDS encoding DUF378 domain-containing protein, whose amino-acid sequence MSGIQRIALVLTIIGAINWGLIGFFQFDLVAAIFGGQTSAFSRIIYGLVGIAGLINLGLLFKPSAEVERTEPRTEH is encoded by the coding sequence ATGAGTGGTATTCAACGTATTGCGCTCGTATTAACGATTATTGGAGCAATTAACTGGGGACTTATTGGCTTTTTTCAATTTGATTTAGTAGCAGCAATCTTCGGCGGTCAAACATCTGCTTTCTCCCGCATTATTTATGGATTGGTTGGAATCGCAGGACTGATTAACCTAGGTCTATTATTTAAACCTTCTGCTGAAGTAGAGCGTACAGAACCTAGAACGGAACATTAA
- a CDS encoding HD domain-containing protein, translated as MRHVTLVEIFTHPIAQKYLTRSGVAHAVSVAYHAFRLSVQHNVNPDLATKAALLHDIGHYEWYTNGQWDYEKYRQNDIHAIKGAERAHKLLIRLGEEPQAAKEIALAILLHTDSYLPEGTIQQRPLQKVVKLADEADEEPGGKHHYREMEYNLAVKKIKELDKKVLELLHSNQFKQLG; from the coding sequence ATGAGACATGTTACGCTAGTAGAAATTTTCACGCATCCTATCGCTCAAAAATATTTAACACGATCTGGCGTTGCGCATGCTGTATCGGTCGCCTATCATGCGTTTCGTCTATCTGTACAGCATAATGTAAACCCTGATTTAGCTACAAAAGCAGCGCTGCTTCATGATATTGGCCACTACGAATGGTACACAAATGGTCAGTGGGATTATGAGAAGTATCGTCAAAATGATATTCACGCTATTAAAGGTGCTGAACGTGCACATAAATTACTCATTCGTTTAGGCGAGGAACCTCAGGCGGCAAAAGAAATTGCCTTAGCTATTTTACTACACACAGACTCCTATTTGCCTGAAGGAACCATTCAGCAACGCCCTCTTCAAAAAGTAGTCAAACTAGCTGATGAAGCTGATGAAGAGCCAGGCGGCAAACATCATTACCGTGAAATGGAATACAATTTGGCTGTAAAGAAAATTAAGGAGCTTGATAAGAAAGTGCTTGAACTTCTACATTCCAACCAATTTAAACAGTTAGGCTGA
- a CDS encoding aminotransferase: MKERLSTTVQQLKPSGIRRFFDLAASMDNVISLGVGEPDFVTSWAVREASILSLERGYTSYTANAGLLELRFEIMKYMKRNFNVSYDYKDDIIVTVGGSQALDITMRALINPEDEIIVVEPNFVSYSPLISLAGGVPVAIETTAETEFKLQPRQIEEVITSNTKALLLCSPNNPTGSSLSKEELQAIADIVIKHDLLVITDEIYAELTYDEEFTSIASLEGMKERTIIISGFSKGFAMTGWRLGYICAPTEIAKAMLKIHQYTMMCAPTMAQYGAIEALQNGQHDVEEMRKSYRRRRNYMVKSLNQIGLECHSPGGAFYVFPSIKKTGLSSEEFAEQLLLEERVAVVPGNVFGKGGEGHIRCSYASSMESLEESIKRISRFVENKL; encoded by the coding sequence ATGAAAGAGCGCTTGTCAACAACTGTACAACAGCTGAAACCTTCAGGTATTCGCCGCTTTTTTGATTTAGCAGCAAGTATGGATAACGTCATCTCTCTTGGAGTAGGTGAACCTGATTTTGTCACATCTTGGGCTGTTCGAGAAGCGAGTATTTTATCGTTGGAAAGAGGATATACCTCTTATACAGCAAATGCGGGGCTTTTAGAGCTCCGCTTTGAAATTATGAAGTATATGAAAAGAAATTTTAACGTCTCGTATGATTATAAAGATGATATTATTGTGACCGTTGGAGGAAGTCAGGCTTTAGACATTACAATGCGAGCTTTGATTAATCCTGAAGATGAGATTATTGTCGTGGAGCCAAACTTTGTGTCTTACAGTCCGTTAATTTCTCTAGCAGGAGGAGTTCCTGTGGCAATTGAAACAACGGCGGAAACAGAGTTTAAACTACAGCCTAGACAGATTGAAGAAGTCATTACAAGCAACACGAAAGCCCTTCTTTTATGTTCTCCTAATAATCCAACAGGAAGTTCGCTATCTAAAGAAGAGTTGCAGGCTATTGCAGATATTGTAATCAAGCATGACTTGCTTGTTATCACGGATGAAATATATGCAGAATTAACATATGATGAAGAATTTACATCTATTGCTTCTTTAGAAGGAATGAAAGAACGAACTATTATTATTTCAGGCTTTTCTAAAGGGTTTGCTATGACTGGATGGCGTCTTGGGTACATATGTGCACCAACTGAGATTGCTAAAGCAATGCTGAAAATTCATCAGTATACAATGATGTGCGCGCCTACCATGGCCCAGTATGGAGCAATTGAAGCACTACAAAACGGGCAGCATGACGTAGAAGAGATGAGAAAAAGCTATCGCAGAAGACGGAACTATATGGTGAAGTCATTAAATCAAATTGGTCTGGAATGCCATTCTCCCGGAGGAGCGTTTTATGTGTTCCCGTCTATCAAGAAAACGGGATTGTCATCGGAAGAATTCGCTGAGCAGCTTTTGCTTGAAGAACGAGTAGCCGTCGTGCCAGGCAATGTATTTGGAAAAGGTGGAGAGGGACATATTCGCTGTTCATACGCCTCTTCAATGGAATCATTAGAAGAATCCATAAAACGGATTAGCCGTTTTGTTGAAAATAAGTTATAA
- a CDS encoding iron-containing alcohol dehydrogenase — translation MNNFTFYNPTKLIFGKGQLEQLKTEASRFGKKILLVYGGGSVKRSGLYDQVMDVLNDMNAEVHELAGVEPNPRLTTVRKGIDICKENGIEFLLAVGGGSVIDCTKAIAAGAKYDGDVWDIINRDVFAAEALPFGTVLTLAATGSEMNAGSVITNWETQEKYGWGSPATFPQFSILDPVNTFTVPKNQTVYGMVDMMSHVFEQYFHAATNTPLQDRMCEGVLQTVIETGPKLLNDLENYELRETILYNGTIALNGMLQMGHQGDWATHNIEHAVSAVYDIPHAGGLAILFPNWMKHVMDENVDRFKQVAVRVFNVDTEGKTDKEVALEGVDKLREFWSSLGAPTRLADYDIGEDKLDLMADRAMAKGEFGKFKKLNKEDVLAILRASL, via the coding sequence GTGAACAATTTTACATTTTATAATCCTACAAAATTAATTTTTGGTAAAGGTCAATTAGAGCAATTAAAAACAGAAGCAAGTCGCTTTGGTAAAAAGATATTATTAGTATACGGTGGAGGAAGTGTAAAACGCAGCGGTTTATACGATCAAGTAATGGATGTACTGAATGACATGAATGCAGAAGTACATGAGTTAGCGGGAGTAGAACCGAATCCTCGTCTGACAACTGTTCGCAAAGGAATCGATATTTGTAAAGAAAACGGTATTGAATTTTTACTTGCAGTAGGTGGAGGAAGCGTAATCGATTGTACAAAAGCAATCGCAGCTGGCGCAAAATATGATGGCGACGTATGGGACATCATTAACCGCGACGTATTCGCAGCTGAAGCTCTTCCATTTGGAACAGTGCTAACATTAGCAGCAACAGGTTCAGAAATGAATGCTGGTTCTGTTATTACAAATTGGGAAACACAAGAAAAATACGGCTGGGGCAGTCCGGCAACATTCCCTCAATTCTCTATTTTAGATCCGGTTAATACATTTACTGTACCAAAAAATCAAACAGTTTATGGCATGGTTGACATGATGAGCCACGTATTTGAACAATATTTCCATGCTGCAACAAATACGCCGCTTCAAGATCGCATGTGTGAAGGTGTGCTACAAACGGTTATTGAAACGGGACCAAAATTATTAAACGACTTAGAAAACTACGAGTTACGTGAAACGATTTTATATAATGGTACCATCGCATTAAACGGTATGTTACAAATGGGACACCAAGGCGATTGGGCTACTCATAATATTGAGCATGCGGTATCAGCTGTATATGATATTCCACATGCGGGTGGACTCGCAATTTTATTCCCGAACTGGATGAAACACGTAATGGATGAGAACGTAGATCGCTTCAAGCAAGTAGCTGTACGCGTATTTAACGTAGATACGGAAGGTAAGACAGATAAAGAAGTAGCACTTGAAGGTGTGGATAAGCTTCGTGAATTCTGGTCAAGCCTAGGTGCACCAACTCGCTTAGCTGATTATGATATTGGCGAAGACAAATTAGATCTTATGGCTGATCGTGCGATGGCCAAAGGTGAATTTGGTAAATTTAAAAAATTAAACAAAGAAGATGTACTAGCAATCCTACGCGCTTCTTTATAA
- the yugI gene encoding S1 domain-containing post-transcriptional regulator GSP13, whose product MSKFEIGTVTKGKVTGIQPYGAFVALNEETQGLVHISEVKHGFVKDINEHLSVGDEVNVKVLSVDESTGKIGLSIRATEPAPEKTEASAPKKPAKKRQGQATVHTESTQGFNTLKEKLEEWIEQSNREDLIKK is encoded by the coding sequence ATGTCAAAATTTGAAATCGGTACTGTTACAAAAGGTAAAGTAACAGGAATTCAACCATACGGTGCATTCGTTGCATTAAATGAAGAAACTCAAGGATTAGTTCATATCTCAGAAGTAAAACATGGCTTCGTTAAAGATATTAACGAACATTTATCAGTAGGAGACGAAGTAAACGTTAAAGTTTTATCTGTTGATGAGTCAACTGGTAAAATTGGTTTATCTATTCGTGCAACTGAGCCAGCTCCAGAAAAAACTGAAGCTTCTGCACCTAAAAAACCTGCTAAAAAGCGTCAAGGTCAAGCAACAGTTCATACTGAATCTACTCAAGGATTCAACACATTAAAAGAAAAATTAGAAGAGTGGATTGAGCAATCAAACCGCGAAGATCTAATTAAGAAATAA
- a CDS encoding Na(+)/H(+) antiporter subunit F1, translating to MLDIFLNVSLILISASTIGFVYRVVKGPSTADRAMALDAIGINIIAITAIISIIFRTQAFFEVILLLGIIAFVGTVAFSKFLEKGEVIEYERDQ from the coding sequence ATGCTCGATATTTTTCTAAACGTTTCGCTCATTCTCATTTCTGCTTCAACTATTGGGTTTGTTTACCGAGTGGTAAAAGGTCCGTCAACTGCTGACCGAGCAATGGCCCTTGATGCTATTGGAATTAACATCATTGCTATCACGGCCATCATCTCGATTATTTTTCGAACTCAGGCTTTTTTCGAAGTCATTTTACTGCTAGGCATCATAGCCTTTGTAGGTACCGTTGCTTTTTCTAAGTTTTTAGAGAAAGGAGAAGTGATTGAATATGAACGTGATCAGTGA
- a CDS encoding hotdog fold thioesterase — protein sequence MKTKDTLLEALGIEIISASEQRVEATMPVDERTRQPFGLLHGGASVALAETVASLGAIKSVDIEKEICVGLEINANHIKGKKDGTVTAIGVPLHKGKKTAVWEVKIQDEEENLICISRCTLAILPKA from the coding sequence ATGAAAACAAAAGATACGCTGTTAGAAGCATTAGGAATTGAGATTATTAGCGCAAGTGAACAAAGAGTGGAAGCGACGATGCCTGTTGATGAGCGAACGCGTCAGCCATTCGGGCTTTTGCACGGAGGAGCATCGGTGGCGTTAGCCGAAACTGTGGCTAGTCTAGGTGCTATTAAAAGTGTAGATATTGAAAAAGAAATCTGTGTGGGTTTAGAGATTAATGCTAATCACATCAAAGGGAAAAAAGATGGAACAGTTACAGCTATAGGCGTTCCTTTACATAAAGGAAAAAAAACAGCGGTTTGGGAAGTGAAAATTCAAGATGAAGAAGAGAATTTAATCTGTATATCCCGGTGCACGCTTGCTATTCTGCCTAAAGCTTAA
- a CDS encoding Na+/H+ antiporter subunit E produces the protein MSFQLLLNVIIAFTWMFLRGIWTLPSFIIGFFWGAVLLFVFRRFFHRRFYLHKVYAIIKLLFIFIRELFKANIAVTKDVLRPKLNIQPAIFAMPTRLESEWEITILSLLITLTPGTLVMDVSDDNSTIYIHAINTDDIDDIITDIQQTFEKAIMEVSR, from the coding sequence ATGTCATTTCAACTATTATTAAACGTAATCATTGCATTCACATGGATGTTTTTGAGAGGGATTTGGACACTACCTTCTTTTATTATAGGATTTTTCTGGGGAGCGGTACTGCTGTTTGTTTTCCGCCGTTTTTTTCACAGACGTTTTTACCTGCATAAAGTGTATGCGATCATTAAGCTGCTGTTTATTTTCATACGAGAATTATTCAAAGCCAATATTGCAGTGACGAAAGACGTATTGCGCCCTAAATTAAATATTCAGCCAGCCATCTTTGCAATGCCAACCCGTCTGGAGAGTGAATGGGAAATTACCATTCTTTCTCTTTTAATTACGCTAACGCCAGGCACACTGGTAATGGATGTGTCAGATGACAATTCTACTATCTATATTCATGCAATCAATACCGACGATATTGATGACATTATTACAGATATTCAGCAAACATTCGAAAAAGCTATTATGGAGGTGAGTCGTTAA
- a CDS encoding MalY/PatB family protein: MSTFSFDQLINRTGTQSVKWDKTDLVFGAKDVLPFWVADMDFQAPPNVLQTINERVKHGIFGYTSPTESTANALSSWVKNKHQWTIDHEWITYSPGVVFALSMAIQAFTEPGDSILIQPPVYTPFFNMIEVNDREVVENPLKLAGDKYEIDFADLEKKFAEGVKLMILCSPHNPVGRVWTKEELKKLADLCQKYNVLIVSDEIHSDLIYHSYKHIPISMVSEDAANRTITCMAPSKTFNIPGLQASAIIIPNEKLRTQYVQQQQKQGFSNLNTFGIIGLEAAYSEGGEWLEALLVYLKKNVDLVTGFISEHLPELRVIQPEGTYLLWIDCNKLHLSEEELHERLLEKGKIAVEKGEKYSSTYGKGFIRLNIGCSHEQLQEGLNRLKIALT, translated from the coding sequence TTGTCTACTTTTTCTTTTGATCAATTAATTAATCGTACAGGTACGCAGTCCGTAAAGTGGGACAAAACGGATCTCGTTTTTGGAGCAAAAGATGTTCTGCCTTTTTGGGTAGCTGATATGGATTTCCAAGCGCCGCCTAATGTTCTTCAAACCATTAATGAGCGTGTCAAACACGGTATTTTCGGCTACACTTCCCCTACTGAATCTACGGCAAATGCTTTATCATCTTGGGTAAAAAACAAGCATCAGTGGACCATTGATCATGAATGGATTACATACAGTCCAGGAGTTGTATTTGCCCTGAGTATGGCTATTCAAGCATTTACGGAACCTGGAGATTCAATTTTAATTCAACCTCCAGTTTATACTCCGTTTTTCAACATGATAGAGGTAAATGATCGAGAAGTTGTTGAAAATCCGTTAAAACTTGCGGGCGATAAATACGAAATTGATTTTGCAGATTTAGAGAAAAAATTTGCAGAAGGCGTAAAATTAATGATTCTTTGCAGTCCTCATAATCCAGTAGGACGCGTGTGGACAAAAGAAGAACTGAAAAAACTTGCCGATCTTTGTCAAAAATACAATGTATTAATTGTTTCAGATGAAATTCATTCTGATCTAATTTACCATTCTTATAAACACATTCCCATCAGCATGGTGAGTGAAGATGCAGCCAATCGAACCATTACGTGTATGGCCCCTAGCAAAACATTCAATATACCAGGACTTCAAGCTTCAGCTATTATTATTCCAAATGAGAAGCTGCGCACACAGTATGTTCAGCAGCAGCAAAAACAAGGTTTCTCTAATTTAAATACATTTGGAATCATTGGTTTAGAAGCAGCTTACAGCGAAGGTGGCGAATGGCTAGAAGCACTGCTTGTGTATCTGAAGAAAAATGTAGATCTCGTGACAGGGTTTATAAGTGAACACTTACCTGAACTGCGAGTCATTCAGCCGGAAGGAACTTATCTACTATGGATTGACTGCAACAAGCTGCACTTATCAGAAGAAGAATTACATGAACGTTTATTAGAAAAAGGCAAAATCGCCGTAGAAAAAGGCGAAAAATACAGTTCCACATATGGAAAAGGTTTTATTCGCTTGAACATTGGCTGTTCACATGAACAACTTCAAGAAGGATTAAATCGCTTAAAAATAGCTTTAACGTAA
- the mnhG gene encoding monovalent cation/H(+) antiporter subunit G, translating to MNVISEIIVGALVLIGSLLTVVTMIGLIRLPDTYTRSHAASKSATLGVLFILVGCLLYFWIDTGHISARLILAIVFVFITSPIAGHLLGRAAYYSGVPLSDKTVRDDLKTKQQKKLTHHE from the coding sequence ATGAACGTGATCAGTGAAATCATTGTAGGAGCTTTGGTACTCATAGGGTCTCTTCTGACAGTTGTAACCATGATTGGGCTTATTCGTTTGCCTGATACGTACACAAGAAGTCATGCTGCCTCCAAAAGTGCTACCTTAGGCGTCCTGTTTATATTAGTGGGCTGCTTACTCTACTTTTGGATTGACACTGGCCATATTAGTGCACGGTTAATTTTAGCGATTGTCTTTGTGTTTATCACCTCTCCTATTGCTGGGCATTTACTAGGAAGAGCAGCTTATTACAGCGGAGTTCCTCTTTCTGATAAAACCGTTCGGGATGATTTGAAAACCAAACAGCAGAAAAAGCTTACCCATCATGAATAA
- a CDS encoding kinase-associated lipoprotein B, whose protein sequence is MTFTIGQTVTALYKTGKYIGEITQVRDLHYVVRIQAVLKHPEQGDLHNPGQVDVPFFHERKALAFREQANIPQKMVHLYEDSVPDYKHSLKKALELKIAEQQAKDSAFAQASIACLEELKKEYGIH, encoded by the coding sequence ATGACATTTACAATTGGTCAAACCGTTACAGCACTTTATAAAACCGGGAAATACATCGGTGAAATTACACAAGTTCGAGATCTGCATTATGTTGTACGAATTCAAGCTGTGTTGAAGCATCCAGAACAAGGTGACTTACATAATCCTGGACAAGTGGACGTACCTTTTTTTCACGAGCGAAAAGCACTTGCGTTTCGAGAGCAGGCCAACATTCCTCAAAAAATGGTTCATCTCTATGAAGACAGCGTTCCTGATTATAAGCATTCACTAAAAAAAGCCCTTGAATTAAAGATAGCTGAACAACAAGCCAAAGATAGCGCTTTTGCTCAAGCAAGTATTGCCTGTTTAGAAGAGTTAAAAAAAGAGTACGGTATTCATTAA
- the kapD gene encoding 3'-5' exonuclease KapD, translating to MDKNSQYLFIDFEFTMPEYKGFPKGFFPEIIEVGLVFVKNQEIIDRFSSYVQPTHFTKLTERCKSFLHIEQNQVNEGITLEQLVQRLGMYKNSTIITWGNMDMKVLRQCCQKNKVPFPFTGKEIDLSMEYKRFFGDQNQTGLWKAVQEYGKEGTGKHHCALDDAMTTLNIFKLVEKDKRYLQKPEPTTIGDRIDFSKVLNKFAL from the coding sequence TTGGATAAGAACTCTCAGTATTTATTCATTGATTTTGAATTTACAATGCCAGAGTATAAAGGTTTTCCAAAAGGCTTTTTTCCGGAAATCATTGAAGTTGGTTTGGTGTTTGTTAAAAATCAAGAAATCATTGATCGTTTCTCCTCTTACGTACAGCCTACACACTTCACAAAATTAACTGAGCGCTGTAAATCATTTCTCCATATCGAACAAAATCAAGTAAATGAAGGAATTACGCTAGAGCAGCTTGTACAGCGACTGGGCATGTATAAAAACAGCACGATTATTACATGGGGAAACATGGATATGAAAGTATTAAGGCAGTGCTGTCAAAAAAATAAGGTGCCGTTTCCTTTTACAGGTAAAGAAATTGATCTTTCGATGGAGTATAAGCGCTTTTTTGGAGATCAAAATCAAACCGGCCTTTGGAAAGCTGTGCAAGAGTATGGTAAAGAAGGAACTGGAAAGCACCACTGCGCGCTTGATGATGCGATGACGACACTCAACATCTTTAAGCTTGTAGAAAAAGATAAGCGGTACCTTCAAAAACCGGAGCCGACGACCATAGGAGATCGAATCGATTTTTCAAAAGTATTAAATAAATTTGCATTATAA
- a CDS encoding superoxide dismutase family protein translates to MKKLLLIGTVPFFLLTGCMEKEISNKEVKVYNADGDSIGTVKLKEQADGIEFTYDLSGLPPGEHGVHIHEMGICKAPNFKSAGNHLDPDKKKHGLLNPKGPHLGDMKNIVVEDDQTYKGTDMVPQVTLKEGKTSLVKRMDGSSLVITEQGDDGMTEPSGNSGKRIACGVISKKH, encoded by the coding sequence ATGAAAAAACTACTACTCATTGGAACCGTGCCTTTTTTCTTGTTAACGGGGTGTATGGAAAAAGAAATATCCAATAAAGAAGTCAAAGTCTATAACGCAGATGGAGATAGCATCGGTACAGTCAAATTGAAAGAGCAGGCTGATGGAATTGAGTTTACGTACGATTTAAGCGGACTTCCACCTGGCGAACACGGCGTACATATTCATGAAATGGGGATTTGCAAAGCTCCTAACTTTAAAAGTGCAGGAAATCACCTTGATCCTGATAAAAAGAAACACGGACTGTTAAATCCAAAAGGACCACATTTAGGCGATATGAAAAATATTGTGGTAGAAGACGATCAGACGTATAAAGGAACGGATATGGTTCCTCAAGTCACGTTAAAAGAAGGAAAGACGTCTCTCGTTAAGCGTATGGATGGTTCCTCTCTTGTAATTACTGAACAAGGTGATGATGGAATGACAGAGCCATCAGGTAATTCTGGCAAGCGAATCGCGTGCGGAGTTATTTCAAAAAAACATTAA